The following are encoded in a window of Dehalobacter sp. 12DCB1 genomic DNA:
- a CDS encoding acetyl-CoA carboxylase carboxyltransferase subunit alpha produces MLEREKELAELNNKLRDLRKLAEDKQADFSSEIEGLEEKLTRMKEEAFSNLTAMDKLTLSRMVERPTTLDYIERIFHSFIELHGDRMYRDDPCIVGGVARLGDLPVTVIGQQKGRNIKENVKRNFGMTNPEGYRKALRLMKQAEKFHRPVICFIDTPGADPGIGAEERGQGEAIARNLMEMASLRTPVISIVLGEGGSGGALALSIADEIWMLEHSIYSILSPEGFASILWKDSSRAKEAAQIMKITAQDLQQMGLIDKVLPEPMGGAHHDPEAMAAVIKEHLLKVPFRTMLEQLDDVLERRYQKYRRIGAYTES; encoded by the coding sequence ATGCTCGAGCGGGAAAAAGAATTAGCGGAACTGAATAATAAACTGCGTGATTTGAGGAAGCTTGCGGAAGATAAGCAAGCCGACTTTTCATCAGAGATTGAGGGATTAGAAGAGAAGCTTACCAGGATGAAAGAGGAAGCATTCTCAAATTTGACGGCGATGGATAAGCTGACCCTGTCCCGAATGGTGGAAAGACCCACCACGCTCGATTATATCGAGCGGATTTTTCACTCCTTTATTGAGCTGCATGGAGACCGGATGTATCGGGATGATCCCTGCATTGTCGGCGGCGTTGCCAGACTGGGGGACCTGCCGGTAACGGTCATTGGCCAGCAAAAAGGCAGAAATATCAAAGAAAATGTCAAAAGAAATTTCGGGATGACAAATCCCGAAGGTTACCGCAAAGCGTTAAGGCTTATGAAGCAGGCGGAAAAATTTCATCGGCCAGTGATTTGCTTTATTGATACACCAGGCGCTGATCCTGGTATCGGCGCGGAGGAACGGGGCCAAGGGGAAGCAATCGCACGCAACCTGATGGAAATGGCCAGCCTGCGGACGCCTGTTATTTCTATTGTTCTGGGAGAGGGAGGCAGCGGCGGGGCGTTGGCCCTGTCGATCGCAGACGAGATCTGGATGCTGGAGCATTCGATCTATTCCATACTGTCTCCGGAAGGTTTTGCCAGTATCCTTTGGAAGGATTCCTCCAGAGCGAAAGAGGCAGCCCAGATCATGAAGATTACTGCGCAGGATTTGCAGCAAATGGGCCTAATCGACAAGGTTCTGCCGGAGCCTATGGGCGGTGCCCATCATGATCCTGAGGCTATGGCTGCCGTGATCAAGGAACATTTGTTAAAGGTCCCGTTCAGGACTATGCTGGAACAGCTCGACGATGTTCTTGAAAGGCGTTATCAGAAATACCGCAGGATAGGGGCTTATACCGAGTCATGA
- a CDS encoding biotin--[acetyl-CoA-carboxylase] ligase produces the protein MNESLSPGKITQYLRTTFLGRKILCFDVLDSTNSEAARRALAEEEGTVIISEQQTAGRGRFGRKWQSPGGKGIWMSIILKPQLPPDVIPQLTLTGAAAVCLAVDEAAISFPGRGITIKWPNDLFLNGKKAGGILTEMSVSSRRTSVVVIGIGLNVNLAETDFPDGLNSTATSLRLETGREHDRARLTAGILNGFEPLYLEYLSTVDLGRTLTICRERSEVIGRKVVLENREGPAQTAEVIDLGPKGELIVRLVQTGEIKAIISGEITVALHD, from the coding sequence ATGAACGAATCTCTCAGCCCTGGAAAAATAACGCAATATCTTCGGACAACTTTTCTAGGAAGAAAGATCCTTTGTTTTGACGTGCTGGATTCCACCAACAGTGAAGCAGCCCGCAGAGCTTTGGCTGAAGAAGAAGGAACCGTGATCATCAGCGAACAGCAGACGGCAGGCCGGGGACGTTTTGGACGAAAGTGGCAGTCACCGGGAGGCAAGGGGATTTGGATGTCAATCATTTTAAAACCTCAACTGCCGCCGGATGTGATACCCCAGCTGACGCTGACCGGCGCAGCGGCAGTATGCCTGGCAGTGGACGAAGCAGCTATTTCTTTCCCAGGAAGAGGGATTACTATCAAATGGCCAAATGATCTATTCCTGAACGGAAAGAAGGCCGGAGGGATTCTGACGGAAATGTCGGTCAGCAGCAGGCGGACCTCGGTAGTGGTGATTGGCATTGGTCTGAATGTGAACCTTGCTGAGACGGATTTTCCTGATGGACTGAATTCTACAGCGACTTCTTTACGTCTTGAGACGGGCAGGGAACACGACAGGGCCAGACTGACAGCCGGAATCCTGAATGGGTTTGAACCACTTTACCTGGAATATCTCAGCACGGTTGATTTAGGCAGGACCTTAACCATTTGCCGGGAGCGTTCCGAAGTCATAGGCAGAAAAGTGGTCCTCGAAAACAGGGAGGGGCCGGCGCAGACAGCTGAGGTAATTGACCTCGGACCTAAAGGGGAAT
- the accD gene encoding acetyl-CoA carboxylase, carboxyltransferase subunit beta codes for MFKLNRVFKKPRYLTIQQNNSQPVPAEIEGQREKSVLPAIPNGLWTKCPNCGETVYTKDLSNNHKVCVRCGYHFRMGAWERVELIMDTGTFKEINQDMKSVNPLDFNGYAEKISTGQEKTGLSEAVLTGYGKIHGQDAVIAVMDSNFMMGSMGSVVGEKVTRAFEFAAERKMPIIAFTASGGARMQEGMFSLMQMAKTSAAVGRHSRQGGLYIAVLTDPTTGGVTASFPMLGDIILAEPDALIGFAGKRVIQQTIRQELPEGFQKAEFLLEHGFIDKIVAREDLKLTLSRLIKLHYRR; via the coding sequence GGCGGAGATAGAAGGGCAGAGGGAAAAGAGTGTTTTGCCTGCTATTCCAAACGGACTGTGGACAAAATGTCCGAATTGCGGAGAGACCGTCTATACAAAGGATCTCAGTAATAATCACAAGGTCTGTGTCCGCTGCGGCTACCATTTCAGGATGGGAGCCTGGGAAAGAGTCGAGTTGATCATGGACACAGGAACATTTAAAGAAATTAATCAGGATATGAAAAGTGTTAATCCGTTGGACTTTAATGGTTATGCAGAGAAAATTAGCACTGGTCAGGAGAAAACGGGTCTTTCGGAAGCCGTACTGACAGGGTATGGCAAGATTCATGGTCAGGATGCTGTGATTGCGGTGATGGACAGTAACTTTATGATGGGCAGCATGGGCTCGGTCGTCGGCGAGAAAGTGACCCGGGCGTTTGAATTTGCCGCTGAAAGGAAAATGCCGATCATTGCTTTTACTGCTTCAGGCGGGGCCAGGATGCAGGAAGGGATGTTTTCCTTGATGCAGATGGCCAAAACATCTGCAGCCGTTGGCAGACACAGTCGGCAGGGAGGACTGTATATCGCGGTTTTGACAGACCCGACAACGGGCGGCGTCACGGCCAGTTTCCCGATGCTGGGAGACATTATTTTAGCAGAGCCGGACGCGTTGATCGGCTTTGCCGGCAAAAGAGTCATTCAACAGACCATCAGGCAGGAGCTGCCGGAAGGCTTTCAGAAAGCAGAATTTCTTTTGGAACACGGTTTCATTGATAAAATCGTGGCCAGAGAGGACCTCAAATTAACCTTGTCTCGCCTGATTAAGCTTCATTACAGGCGTTAA